One genomic region from Cydia strobilella chromosome 27, ilCydStro3.1, whole genome shotgun sequence encodes:
- the LOC134753446 gene encoding 3-oxoacyl-[acyl-carrier-protein] reductase FabG-like — MSVSGKVVLVTGASSGIGAAAAVLFAKRGACVVLVGRNEGKLAGVAQQCAHHGPQPLVIKADVADESEASTIVQQTIEKFGKLDVLINNAGISRQGASLLEGNILEAYDVVMKTNVRAAIHLTTLAAPHLIKTKGSIINTGSTSALRVPTVLSLTSYCVSKAALDHFTRCAALELAPYGVRVNSVNPGPVKTDMLENCGWENADAIWENYKERTALNRIGEPEEIAELMLFLASDKARSITGSMYLSDNGYLLKH, encoded by the coding sequence ATGAGTGTCTCCGGTAAAGTTGTCCTGGTGACTGGCGCGAGCTCCGGCATCGGCGCGGCTGCCGCAGTGCTGTTCGCTAAACGAGGGGCGTGCGTCGTGCTCGTGGGCCGGAACGAAGGCAAACTCGCCGGCGTCGCGCAACAGTGCGCGCACCACGGCCCACAACCCCTCGTCATCAAAGCCGATGTTGCTGACGAAAGCGAGGCTAGCACCATAGTCCAGCAAACCATCGAAAAATTCGGAAAATTAGACGTTCTCATCAACAACGCCGGTATATCCAGGCAAGGCGCGTCGCTACTCGAAGGCAACATACTCGAAGCATACGACGTTGTTATGAAAACGAATGTTCGAGCCGCTATCCATCTCACAACCTTAGCCGCGCCCCATTTGATAAAAACAAAAGGCAGCATCATTAACACGGGCAGCACTTCAGCTCTTCGCGTTCCTACGGTACTAAGCCTGACATCATACTGCGTGTCCAAAGCAGCTTTAGATCATTTCACCCGCTGCGCTGCGTTAGAGCTGGCACCGTACGGTGTTAGAGTTAACAGCGTCAATCCTGGCCCGGTGAAGACTGATATGCTGGAAAACTGCGGATGGGAGAATGCAGATGCCATATGGGAGAATTATAAAGAAAGAACGGCTCTCAATAGGATAGGAGAGCCCGAAGAAATAGCTGAACTCATGTTGTTTTTGGCCAGTGACAAAGCGAGGAGCATTACCGGGTCTATGTACTTATCTGACAACGGATATTTACTCAAACATTaa